Proteins encoded in a region of the Zea mays cultivar B73 chromosome 2, Zm-B73-REFERENCE-NAM-5.0, whole genome shotgun sequence genome:
- the LOC103648690 gene encoding putrescine hydroxycinnamoyltransferase, producing the protein MEVKVMSSRLVKPSYPPGVPQPDTTQHVPCSVFDKITYHIQMAIIYAFSPPVPSIADIEHGLAAVLGVYRAFAGQVRPGPDGELGVLLNDHGAQLTEAFVDAHLIVVAPARPSPELQQLHPGLHVEIEEVVQVQLTTFTCGSLVVGFTANHAVADGRATSSFLVAWGRTMRGFPIGLPPPPLHHHPGLFPPRDPPRFEFEHRGVEYRARPTPPASSSSSSHLVTAHGETTHRHDIVIHKAHFTGEFITALRAKASEGRGHPFSRFETIVGHVWRAMTRARGLRDPCQASAIRISVDGRPRLGVPQEYFGNLVLWAFPRTTVGNLLTQSLTHAAQVIHDAVKQVDRAYFQSFLDFASSGVVEEEGLETTAVLSSDVLCPDLDVDSWLTFPFQELDLGTGGPSYFMPPYIPIEGMFFLVPSCLGDGSVDAFVPVFKHTLEAFMQCCCSVE; encoded by the coding sequence ATGGaggtgaaggtgatgagctctagACTTGTCAAGCCGTCCTATCCACCTGGTGTGCCGCAACCAGACACCACCCAGCATGTGCCTTGCTCGGTGTTCGACAAGATCACATACCACATACAGATGGCCATCATCTACGCCTTCTCACCTCCGGTGCCCTCCATCGCGGACATTGAGCACGGCCTCGCCGCCGTGTTGGGCGTGTACCGGGCATTCGCCGGCCAGGTCCGTCCGGGCCCGGATGGCGAGCTCGGCGTGCTGCTCAACGACCACGGCGCGCAGCTCACCGAGGCGTTCGTGGACGCCCACCTTATTGTTGTCGCACCAGCGAGGCCGTCGCCAGAGCTGCAGCAGCTGCACCCTGGGCTACATGTCGAGATCGAGGAGGTGGTGCAGGTGCAGCTCACGACGTTCACGTGCGGCTCGCTCGTGGTGGGGTTCACCGCGAACCACGCCGTCGCCGACGGTCGTGCCACCAGCAGCTTCCTCGTCGCATGGGGCCGCACCATGCGCGGCTTCCCGATcggcctgccgccgccgccgctacaCCACCACCCAGGGCTCTTCCCGCCCCGAGACCCGCCGCGCTTTGAGTTCGAGCACCGCGGTGTGGAGTACCGCGCGCGCCCGACGCCGCctgcatcatcatcatcatcatcccaccTCGTCACAGCCCACGGTGAGACGACCCACCGTCACGACATCGTGATCCACAAGGCGCACTTCACCGGGGAATTCATCACCGCGCTCCGCGCCAAGGCATCAGAAGGCCGCGGCCACCCATTCAGCCGGTTCGAGACCATCGTCGGCCATGTATGGCGTGCCATGACGCGCGCGCGCGGCCTCCGTGACCCGTGCCAGGCGTCCGCCATACGAATCTCCGTCGACGGGCGGCCGCGCCTCGGAGTTCCGCAGGAATACTTCGGCAACCTCGTGCTCTGGGCGTTCCCACGCACCACGGTGGGCAACCTGCTGACGCAGTCGCTAACTCATGCGGCGCAGGTGATCCACGACGCGGTGAAGCAGGTGGACCGTGCCTACTTCCAGTCCTTCCTGGACTTCGCGAGCTCCGGCGTGGTGGAGGAGGAGGGGTTGGAGACGACGGCCGTGCTCAGCAGTGACGTGTTGTGCCCGGATCTAGACGTGGATAGCTGGCTAACGTTCCCATTCCAAGAGCTAGACCTGGGCACCGGTGGCCCGTCCTACTTCATGCCGCCCTACATCCCAATAGAGGGGATGTTCTTCCTCGTGCCGTCCTGCCTCGGCGATGGCAGTGTCGACGCCTTCGTGCCTGTGTTCAAGCATACCCTTGAGGCCTTCATGCAGTGCTGCTGCTCCGTGGAGTAG